The Pontibacter pudoricolor genome contains a region encoding:
- a CDS encoding site-specific integrase has product MQDASTHIILDTRRVLKDGTFPVKLRVTHQRKQKYYPTGVSLALEDFERLNSNRPGRELKDIGLELQDIERKAVRVIEKLPSFSFEEFERRLQRSGSPSEIFSAFDTAITRLRKAGRAATADNYESARNSLRRFASGKAFTPRKGKTKAEIATLLHEEEKNTTPLPFSRVTPDFLENYEEWMLQEGRSGTTVGIYLRPLRALFNEAIASGEVSQELYPFGKRKYQIPSGANVKKALALKDIQRIFDYVPATESEARSRDLWLFSYLCSGINVKDIARLTYRQLDKETIIFVRSKTRRTTRQKQKQITVPLLPEAMAIIGRWGNKPVTPDTYIFPVLVSALSPEQELARVKQATKTVNKYMKRIATALGIEKDVTTYTARHSFSTVLKRSGVSTAFISESLGHSSEKTTQHYLDSFETDAKRQVVSKLTAFPK; this is encoded by the coding sequence ATGCAGGACGCCTCCACCCACATCATCCTTGACACAAGAAGAGTGCTTAAAGACGGCACTTTTCCCGTGAAGCTTCGGGTAACCCATCAGCGGAAGCAGAAGTACTACCCTACGGGTGTTAGTCTTGCTCTGGAAGATTTCGAGAGGCTGAACTCTAACCGTCCCGGGCGGGAACTCAAAGATATCGGGCTGGAACTGCAGGACATCGAACGGAAGGCCGTCAGGGTCATTGAAAAGCTACCAAGCTTCTCATTCGAAGAGTTTGAAAGGAGACTGCAGCGGAGCGGCTCACCCAGCGAGATTTTCTCAGCCTTTGACACGGCCATCACCAGGCTCCGGAAGGCAGGAAGGGCAGCCACTGCTGATAACTACGAGAGTGCACGTAACTCTCTCAGGAGGTTTGCCAGCGGAAAGGCTTTTACGCCAAGGAAGGGAAAGACGAAGGCAGAGATCGCAACCCTGCTTCATGAAGAGGAAAAGAACACAACGCCTTTGCCTTTCTCCCGTGTCACACCTGATTTTCTGGAGAACTATGAGGAATGGATGTTGCAGGAAGGACGTTCCGGTACCACCGTGGGCATTTACCTGCGTCCGCTCCGCGCCCTTTTCAATGAGGCCATTGCCTCCGGTGAAGTGTCTCAGGAGTTATATCCCTTCGGAAAGCGGAAGTACCAGATTCCCTCCGGCGCAAACGTGAAAAAAGCGTTGGCGCTGAAAGACATCCAGAGGATTTTTGATTATGTTCCTGCGACCGAAAGTGAGGCCAGAAGCAGAGACCTGTGGCTGTTTTCCTACCTGTGCAGCGGAATCAATGTAAAAGACATCGCCAGGCTTACCTATAGGCAACTTGATAAGGAAACTATTATTTTTGTCAGGTCCAAGACCAGACGTACTACCAGGCAGAAGCAGAAGCAGATCACAGTGCCATTGTTGCCGGAAGCGATGGCTATCATTGGCAGGTGGGGGAATAAGCCCGTCACCCCGGATACCTATATATTTCCTGTCCTTGTCTCAGCTCTATCTCCCGAACAGGAGCTGGCCAGAGTCAAGCAGGCTACCAAGACGGTTAACAAGTATATGAAGCGAATAGCCACTGCGCTAGGTATAGAAAAAGATGTGACCACCTATACAGCCAGGCATTCCTTTTCTACTGTCCTGAAGCGCTCCGGGGTCTCTACCGCCTTCATCTCAGAATCATTAGGTCATTCCAGCGAAAAAACCACCCAGCATTACCTGGACAGTTTTGAAACAGATGCAAAACGGCAGGTGGTTTCGAAGTTGACCGCATTTCCTAAATAG
- a CDS encoding NUDIX hydrolase, protein MKVIDKLAWLEIQGGKVLSTRSKGRTKYYIPGGKREAGESDLEALAREIREELNVDLVEDTIRFAGVFQAQADSHPHGIQVRMTCYEAGFKGTISPSAEIGEVVWLTYRDRSLVSPVDQLIFDWLKKKKQIH, encoded by the coding sequence ATGAAAGTTATAGATAAGCTGGCCTGGCTGGAGATACAGGGTGGGAAAGTGCTTAGTACCAGAAGCAAGGGCAGGACAAAATATTACATACCTGGCGGAAAGCGCGAAGCCGGAGAGAGCGATCTGGAGGCACTTGCAAGAGAGATCAGAGAAGAGCTGAACGTTGATCTGGTTGAAGACACCATAAGATTTGCAGGAGTATTTCAGGCTCAGGCAGACAGCCATCCACATGGAATTCAGGTAAGGATGACCTGTTACGAAGCTGGATTTAAAGGTACAATCAGCCCATCAGCAGAGATAGGTGAGGTGGTCTGGCTGACGTACAGGGATAGGAGCCTTGTTTCTCCCGTGGATCAGCTCATCTTTGACTGGCTGAAGAAAAAAAAGCAGATACACTGA
- a CDS encoding DUF3987 domain-containing protein, producing the protein MSKKETQEKAVQEKAGQEKAAQILEGNRLSKLPVIHKSVYNILPALLKEGADRFESEREKDVFLLGSLGIISGCMRNTQGVYDQRLVFPNIYAFVVAPPASGKGVMVYARMLGEAYHNRMLFSSKEALKAYEAYRKEMQAGNQPIAMEKPAEQVLFIPGNASAAAVIKHLKQGEGAGIICEAEADSLANSFSQDWGNFDDVVRNAFQHETISLTRKGEGEFVEIQQPRLSIAISGTPGQVRAMVPTAENGLFSRFLYYTFEAPVKWRDVSPRKDGVNHTEFFKEMSERMLAFVDFTHASPTEFTLSESQWKWLNRQFEEWLFKTYEAMGMEATSITKRLGLTTFRIAMILSVLRKYEAGNMVKQLVCDDTDFETAMTLAATFHEHANYMYSVLPKTETNAGDQKLRIFNDLLPDKFETKAALEVISKLGLKERSAYNYLSSLISLGLLAKVPSGGYEKLKL; encoded by the coding sequence ATGTCAAAGAAAGAGACACAGGAAAAAGCAGTACAGGAAAAAGCTGGCCAAGAGAAAGCAGCACAGATACTGGAAGGAAACCGTCTTTCAAAGCTTCCTGTCATCCACAAATCAGTATACAATATCCTGCCGGCTCTTCTGAAAGAAGGTGCAGACCGGTTTGAGTCTGAACGCGAAAAGGATGTGTTCCTGCTCGGCAGTCTGGGAATTATCAGTGGATGTATGCGGAACACGCAAGGAGTCTATGACCAGCGGTTGGTATTCCCCAATATATATGCCTTCGTGGTGGCACCGCCAGCAAGTGGGAAGGGGGTGATGGTTTATGCCAGAATGCTAGGAGAAGCATATCATAACAGAATGCTCTTCAGCAGCAAGGAAGCTCTTAAAGCTTATGAAGCTTACCGCAAGGAAATGCAGGCCGGTAATCAGCCTATTGCCATGGAAAAGCCTGCAGAGCAAGTGCTGTTCATTCCCGGAAACGCAAGTGCTGCTGCGGTGATCAAGCACCTGAAACAAGGGGAGGGGGCAGGCATCATCTGTGAAGCAGAAGCGGATTCTCTGGCCAACAGTTTCAGTCAGGACTGGGGCAATTTTGATGATGTGGTCCGGAATGCTTTTCAGCATGAAACTATTAGTCTTACTCGCAAAGGAGAAGGGGAGTTTGTGGAGATACAGCAGCCTCGTCTTTCGATTGCCATTTCAGGTACGCCGGGGCAGGTGAGAGCAATGGTGCCTACTGCTGAAAACGGTCTCTTCAGCCGGTTTCTGTATTACACCTTTGAGGCTCCGGTAAAATGGAGGGATGTATCTCCCAGAAAGGATGGGGTGAATCATACGGAGTTTTTTAAAGAAATGTCGGAGCGTATGCTGGCGTTTGTGGATTTTACCCATGCTTCTCCGACAGAATTCACGCTGAGTGAAAGTCAGTGGAAATGGCTCAACAGACAGTTTGAAGAGTGGCTTTTCAAAACATACGAAGCCATGGGCATGGAAGCAACAAGTATTACCAAACGTTTGGGGCTGACAACATTCCGGATTGCCATGATACTGTCAGTGCTGCGTAAGTATGAAGCAGGTAACATGGTGAAGCAGCTGGTTTGCGACGACACTGACTTTGAGACAGCAATGACCCTAGCTGCCACCTTTCATGAGCATGCCAATTACATGTACTCCGTCCTGCCTAAAACAGAGACAAATGCAGGAGATCAGAAGCTGCGAATATTTAATGATCTGCTGCCGGATAAGTTTGAAACAAAGGCAGCTTTAGAGGTTATCAGTAAACTAGGCCTGAAAGAGAGGTCTGCCTATAACTATTTGAGTTCTCTGATATCCTTGGGGCTGCTTGCAAAGGTTCCCTCAGGTGGTTATGAAAAGCTAAAATTATAA
- a CDS encoding DNA cytosine methyltransferase, whose translation MAPDRGPPCQAYSIVGRSRRKDSVLDEEKDVRVGLYRQYLRILAVHSPAVFVMENVKGLLSAKTKESSVFTKILSDLTDPVRVFPQAESSAPDSIVCPGYRIYSLVEQPASHDLNNNPVYNQKSFVIQAEKYGIPQTRHRVILLGVRKDIDLYPGTLKQVDEVAIAQVLQDLPSLRSGLSKQKDNIEAWKKTICDVNLEQVFANAEQQLLDEIKEQIKQIRESVSGTGVEYSSGEKAGISFEKGWFSDDRLGGVCNHKARGHMDSDLLRYLFVSCFARVYQRSPKLEDFPAELLPAHKNVKQGIDDKKFADRFRVQLWDKPSKTITSHISKDGHYYIHPDPAQCRSLTVREAARIQTFPDNYFFCGPRTSQFIQVGNAVPPLLANKIARLVFPVFKKAAERTTKSSQKFSGGIKDIVTV comes from the coding sequence CTGGCTCCTGATCGGGGGCCTCCGTGTCAGGCCTATTCCATTGTAGGGCGTTCCAGAAGAAAAGATAGTGTACTGGATGAAGAGAAAGATGTTCGGGTGGGGCTTTACCGGCAGTACCTGAGAATTCTGGCTGTTCATAGCCCTGCTGTCTTTGTAATGGAGAATGTAAAGGGGTTGCTTTCTGCCAAAACAAAGGAAAGTTCTGTTTTTACCAAGATTCTTAGTGATTTAACAGATCCGGTGAGAGTTTTCCCGCAAGCAGAATCCTCTGCTCCGGACTCTATTGTATGCCCGGGGTACCGGATATATTCGCTGGTTGAGCAGCCGGCAAGCCATGATCTGAATAACAATCCGGTTTATAATCAGAAAAGCTTTGTCATTCAGGCTGAAAAATACGGAATTCCCCAGACCAGGCACCGGGTTATTCTGTTAGGAGTCAGAAAGGACATTGACCTTTACCCCGGCACTTTAAAGCAGGTGGATGAGGTGGCAATAGCACAGGTTCTGCAGGATCTGCCCAGCTTGCGAAGTGGACTGTCCAAGCAGAAAGATAATATTGAAGCCTGGAAAAAGACCATCTGTGATGTGAATCTGGAACAGGTATTTGCAAATGCGGAACAGCAGCTGTTGGATGAAATCAAAGAGCAGATAAAGCAGATCAGGGAATCTGTTTCCGGGACTGGCGTGGAATACTCTTCAGGTGAGAAAGCTGGAATCAGTTTTGAGAAAGGCTGGTTTTCGGATGACAGACTTGGCGGAGTATGTAACCACAAAGCAAGGGGGCATATGGACAGCGACCTGCTGCGGTATCTCTTTGTTTCCTGTTTTGCCAGAGTATATCAACGATCGCCAAAGCTGGAGGATTTTCCGGCAGAACTGCTTCCTGCCCATAAGAATGTAAAGCAAGGTATTGATGACAAGAAGTTCGCAGACCGCTTCCGGGTACAGCTTTGGGATAAGCCATCCAAGACGATCACAAGCCATATTTCCAAGGACGGCCATTACTATATTCATCCGGATCCGGCACAGTGCAGAAGCCTGACTGTACGGGAAGCTGCCCGGATTCAGACATTTCCTGATAACTACTTTTTCTGCGGACCGAGAACTTCCCAGTTTATTCAGGTAGGTAATGCTGTTCCGCCATTGCTTGCTAATAAAATAGCCCGTCTGGTTTTTCCTGTTTTCAAAAAAGCAGCAGAGAGAACTACAAAGAGCTCACAGAAATTTTCCGGTGGAATTAAGGATATTGTTACGGTCTAA
- a CDS encoding very short patch repair endonuclease: protein MSRIKGKDTKPEMVVRRFLHAKGLRYRLHDKKLPGKPDIVLPKYKTIVNVHGCFWHGHDGCRYYVIPKTRTEWWQQKINRNRELDQQNLSKLIQEGWKVLTIFECELKPKVRADTLDNLLEQIRFENSGN from the coding sequence ATGTCCCGGATCAAAGGCAAGGATACTAAACCGGAAATGGTAGTGCGGAGGTTCCTCCATGCAAAAGGATTACGGTACAGGCTTCATGATAAAAAGCTTCCAGGTAAACCGGATATAGTACTTCCCAAATACAAAACCATTGTCAACGTACATGGCTGCTTCTGGCACGGACATGATGGCTGCAGGTATTATGTTATTCCCAAGACAAGAACGGAATGGTGGCAGCAGAAAATTAACAGAAACAGGGAGCTGGATCAGCAAAATCTTTCCAAATTAATCCAGGAAGGATGGAAAGTTTTAACGATATTTGAATGTGAGTTAAAGCCGAAAGTTAGGGCGGATACTTTGGATAATCTATTAGAGCAGATCAGGTTTGAAAATTCCGGTAATTGA
- a CDS encoding helix-turn-helix domain-containing protein — protein sequence MLETTKLLAKLDQIEQLLLQQNVTAKQVLSFKEACAYMGISASFMYKLTGARAIAHSCPNGKMLYFKKQELDSWMQRNPKRAQTFVRQGYDVVSLQKGGAR from the coding sequence ATGTTGGAAACAACGAAACTACTAGCAAAGCTAGATCAGATCGAACAGCTGCTTCTGCAGCAGAATGTAACAGCTAAGCAGGTGCTTAGCTTTAAGGAGGCCTGTGCCTACATGGGTATCAGTGCGAGTTTTATGTACAAGCTTACCGGTGCAAGAGCAATCGCGCACTCCTGCCCGAATGGCAAGATGCTTTACTTCAAGAAGCAGGAACTTGATTCATGGATGCAGCGCAACCCTAAGCGTGCTCAGACATTTGTCAGACAAGGCTACGATGTGGTATCACTGCAGAAAGGAGGGGCGAGATAA
- a CDS encoding helix-turn-helix domain-containing protein, with amino-acid sequence MKSEEELLKAIGERLKEVRVQNGYTSYEDFALEHGLGRMQYWRMEKGVNLTMKSLIRVLTIHEMSLQEFFSKGF; translated from the coding sequence ATGAAAAGCGAAGAAGAGCTGCTAAAGGCAATTGGTGAAAGGCTGAAGGAAGTCAGGGTGCAGAATGGGTACACCAGCTATGAAGACTTTGCTCTGGAACATGGTTTGGGCAGGATGCAGTACTGGCGTATGGAAAAAGGCGTGAACCTTACTATGAAGTCCCTGATACGCGTGCTAACTATACACGAAATGTCACTACAGGAGTTCTTTTCAAAAGGATTCTGA